TTAGCCCACAGCATAGTCGCTCATTTCCCGCATGAAAGGAGGATAAAAACCTAACACAATATCTTGTTTTGGTACACCCAAATCAACTAAATCTGCCGCAATATCATGTTCCGTTGAATTGTAAAAAATCCAGATTTTCTCATTACGAATATCCAGATGTATTATACAATGATGTACCCAGCGTTTATGCTGCCAACCTAGATGCACAATTTGATAATGATTTCGCTGGGTATCAAAAATAGTCTCCACCTCAAAATCGCCATAAGCCGGTTTAACTTCTGCATAACCTATCAACAATTGCTGCACAATTTGCTGATAGTTCGTTAATTTATCCGTTACTCCTTCCATCGTGAAATTTGCTCCAATTCAATATTGTAAACCATTATTTTTACAGAATTTTCTGGCAGCATTGAGGCGGGAAAATCAAGATGAAAACGCTCCTTAGCCACAATAGATCATCTGATCTGGAGACCGAA
The genomic region above belongs to Planktothrix tepida PCC 9214 and contains:
- a CDS encoding XisI protein codes for the protein MEGVTDKLTNYQQIVQQLLIGYAEVKPAYGDFEVETIFDTQRNHYQIVHLGWQHKRWVHHCIIHLDIRNEKIWIFYNSTEHDIAADLVDLGVPKQDIVLGFYPPFMREMSDYAVG